From one Calditrichota bacterium genomic stretch:
- a CDS encoding DUF4258 domain-containing protein, which translates to MGGIIFTTHARERMALRGISEEMVSRALQEPEEKAFGYRNRMVAFRRFPQGRIKVVYTEEQGRVIVITAMWEE; encoded by the coding sequence ATGGGTGGCATCATATTCACCACACACGCCAGGGAAAGGATGGCGTTGAGGGGTATCAGTGAAGAGATGGTTTCGAGGGCCCTACAGGAACCTGAGGAGAAAGCGTTTGGTTACAGGAACAGGATGGTCGCTTTTCGGCGTTTCCCTCAGGGTCGTATAAAAGTCGTGTACACGGAGGAACAAGGGCGAGTGATCGTAATCACTGCAATGTGGGAGGAATAG